Proteins co-encoded in one Deltaproteobacteria bacterium genomic window:
- a CDS encoding alpha/beta hydrolase — MPISALRRVARRVLRRTRSWGTIVALTLRGNRIERKANLRHCKNPVLLLYGFGATRRTFSILERRLYNDGYTVFSINLGGIFGTFNTHAIQDLAAYVDEKIERLTKKYGFRGKLSIISHSKGGLIGTYYVKRLGGDRRVKLLITLGAPHNGNPWAMLALFSPAALIFKSIRQMTPMSDFLKRLKIGPFPKRVKLYSIYSKDDRVSPYPCSVVEEAPNVKNLELEGVSHSEFLIKRTSTT; from the coding sequence ATGCCCATATCGGCGTTAAGAAGGGTTGCCCGGCGCGTTTTGCGGCGCACCAGGAGCTGGGGAACGATTGTGGCCCTGACCCTGCGCGGCAACCGGATTGAACGGAAGGCGAATCTTCGGCACTGCAAAAATCCGGTGCTTCTGCTCTACGGGTTTGGCGCCACGCGCAGAACCTTTTCCATTCTCGAACGCCGTCTGTACAACGACGGCTACACCGTTTTTTCCATCAACCTCGGGGGGATTTTCGGAACTTTCAACACCCACGCCATTCAGGATCTGGCCGCCTACGTGGACGAAAAAATCGAACGGCTCACCAAAAAATACGGCTTCCGCGGGAAACTTTCGATCATCAGTCATTCAAAGGGGGGGTTGATCGGCACCTACTATGTAAAAAGGCTGGGGGGAGACCGTCGGGTGAAATTGCTCATCACCCTGGGCGCCCCCCACAACGGCAATCCCTGGGCGATGCTGGCGCTGTTCAGCCCGGCGGCGCTGATCTTCAAGAGCATTCGGCAGATGACGCCGATGTCGGACTTTTTAAAACGACTTAAAATCGGCCCCTTTCCAAAAAGGGTGAAGCTTTATTCCATCTACTCGAAAGACGACCGCGTCTCCCCTTACCCCTGTTCCGTCGTGGAGGAAGCACCGAATGTCAAAAACCTTGAGCTGGAAGGGGTGAGCCATTCGGAATTTTTGATCAAAAGAACGTCTACAACCTGA